A window of the Rhodoferax sp. GW822-FHT02A01 genome harbors these coding sequences:
- a CDS encoding methyl-accepting chemotaxis protein, translated as MLFLFGSATVFTYWQLLTLERDMQTTMRSSSEIRQAVDGMHDAVQSIFNSTLLVSTAQTKDDANFSAGEVRRAQALYIDAKKKLLDATRGGQAIEGLSKALDAVAAAEIANTFATAALARSEDATAQLGETDTMTLDADQISEVTSSFRSQMDFWAKSMNGIVVVLSTFSAHRQMQDQQSASMARQVLVAAALISLLVGTVAAWLISSSVSRPLVQAVQVAERVATGDLSGRITTQFKGETGALLQSLSLMQDSLHHVVTDVRDSANAIQLASAEVANGNLDLSQRTEFASGQLQQTSGALQQLESLVHDSNVSAQRVNHLASAAADAADQGGRVVQQVVTSMESIAVQSRQIAEITGVIDGIAFQTNILALNAAVEAARAGEQGRGFAVVASEVRSLAQRSAEAAHNIKTLIDSSRGAIDTGVELVQKAGRTIADVVLSVREVNHTMEVIAQSSTAHRQGILAVNTAMDDLDQMTQQNAALVEQSAAAADLLTVQAQRLAQLVASFQLSVDGSPGTYLRL; from the coding sequence ATGCTATTTCTGTTTGGTAGCGCCACAGTATTCACGTATTGGCAACTGCTGACACTGGAACGCGACATGCAGACGACCATGCGGTCCAGCAGTGAAATCAGGCAGGCCGTCGACGGCATGCACGACGCGGTGCAAAGCATCTTTAACAGCACACTGCTGGTGTCCACGGCACAAACCAAGGACGATGCGAACTTTTCTGCGGGTGAAGTACGCCGAGCCCAAGCGCTTTATATCGACGCCAAAAAGAAGCTGTTGGACGCAACTCGAGGCGGTCAGGCGATTGAAGGATTGTCCAAGGCGTTGGACGCGGTGGCTGCAGCGGAAATAGCCAATACCTTCGCAACCGCAGCACTAGCGCGTAGCGAGGATGCTACAGCTCAATTGGGGGAAACAGACACGATGACACTGGATGCCGATCAGATTTCGGAGGTCACTAGCAGTTTTAGGAGCCAGATGGACTTCTGGGCCAAGTCGATGAATGGCATTGTGGTTGTGCTGTCAACGTTCAGTGCCCATCGACAAATGCAGGACCAACAATCGGCGTCTATGGCCCGTCAAGTATTGGTGGCTGCTGCACTGATATCACTGCTGGTTGGAACGGTTGCGGCTTGGCTGATTTCTAGCAGCGTTTCGCGGCCACTGGTGCAAGCAGTGCAGGTGGCCGAACGCGTGGCCACGGGTGATTTGTCAGGCAGGATTACGACACAGTTTAAAGGGGAAACCGGAGCGTTGCTGCAGTCCTTGTCACTTATGCAGGACAGTCTGCACCATGTGGTGACCGATGTGCGCGACAGCGCAAACGCGATACAGTTGGCATCCGCCGAAGTGGCCAACGGCAATCTGGATCTTTCGCAGCGGACCGAGTTCGCATCTGGGCAATTACAGCAAACTTCCGGCGCGCTGCAGCAGCTTGAATCGCTGGTGCACGATTCCAACGTGTCAGCGCAGCGGGTGAACCACCTGGCCAGCGCTGCTGCCGATGCGGCTGATCAAGGTGGGCGAGTCGTGCAGCAAGTGGTGACCAGCATGGAGTCCATCGCTGTACAGTCGCGTCAGATCGCAGAGATTACTGGGGTAATTGATGGGATTGCCTTCCAGACCAATATTCTTGCTCTGAACGCGGCGGTCGAGGCCGCGCGCGCAGGTGAGCAGGGTCGAGGTTTTGCCGTCGTGGCTTCCGAGGTCCGCAGTCTGGCGCAGCGCTCGGCCGAGGCGGCCCACAATATCAAGACTTTGATTGACAGTTCACGGGGAGCCATTGATACAGGCGTGGAGCTGGTTCAAAAAGCTGGTAGAACCATTGCGGATGTGGTGCTTTCGGTGCGCGAGGTCAATCACACCATGGAGGTCATTGCCCAATCCTCGACGGCACATCGTCAGGGGATTCTCGCGGTCAATACTGCCATGGATGATCTGGATCAAATGACGCAACAAAACGCAGCCCTAGTGGAGCAGAGTGCTGCTGCAGCCGATTTGCTCACCGTACAGGCTCAACGACTGGCACAGTTGGTGGCCTCGTTTCAGCTAAGCGTTGACGGGTCGCCGGGAACGTACCTGCGCTTGTGA
- a CDS encoding bifunctional 3-(3-hydroxy-phenyl)propionate/3-hydroxycinnamic acid hydroxylase, protein MIDADIIISGLGPTGATLAGLLGQRGIRVVAFDKLPDLFPLPRAAGLDHEVMRILQELQVADRVEPFIAPYRPSEYRGMEGQLIKRLDATPPPFKLGWAPNYVFNQPALERTIRSRLTELPTVRTECSAEVLDVGQESDHVWADVRLASNQQTTRYRARYLIACDGGSSPIRKRLGITLEDLGFDEPWLVVDAIVNDDKLEQLPQTQVQYCEADRPATYIVGVGKHRRWELMLLPGESLSPEFPDGELWPLLERWLLPHEGKIWRAAAYRFHGLVANAWRHGRILLAGDAAHMTPPFMTQGMVQGMRDAQNLAWKLERILRNQSPASLLESYQQERRPHVTTTTQTAMALGRVICERDPEQARARDERLIEEQGGSISTTFRQNLIPGLTCGLIAFDSPGAGSILPQPFVRAHGFEGRLDDLTGPTVRVIAIKPLTDEDRNLMHKSLSPIGGILLELASDTDRASEAGKFFEEQPTLSRWLIELDRTIVIVRPDHYVFATAASPAEAVTLITQLYISITTS, encoded by the coding sequence ATGATTGATGCAGATATCATCATCTCTGGCCTCGGACCGACTGGCGCCACGCTGGCGGGCCTTTTAGGGCAACGCGGCATTCGCGTAGTTGCTTTCGACAAACTGCCCGACCTCTTCCCTCTGCCGCGGGCGGCAGGTTTGGACCACGAGGTCATGCGCATCCTCCAAGAGCTGCAAGTGGCCGACAGGGTGGAACCCTTCATCGCACCCTATCGGCCCAGTGAGTACCGTGGCATGGAAGGGCAGTTGATCAAACGCCTCGATGCCACTCCACCCCCATTTAAGCTAGGTTGGGCCCCCAACTATGTCTTTAACCAGCCGGCGCTGGAGCGCACCATTCGCTCACGTTTGACAGAACTACCAACGGTCCGCACCGAATGCAGTGCCGAAGTCTTGGACGTAGGACAGGAATCAGATCACGTGTGGGCCGACGTGCGCCTGGCAAGTAATCAGCAGACGACTCGTTATCGCGCACGCTATCTGATCGCTTGTGACGGAGGTTCTAGCCCCATACGCAAACGTCTTGGCATTACATTGGAGGACTTGGGATTTGACGAACCTTGGCTGGTGGTGGATGCCATCGTCAATGACGACAAACTGGAGCAACTGCCTCAAACCCAGGTTCAGTATTGCGAAGCAGATCGTCCGGCCACGTACATCGTTGGGGTCGGCAAGCATCGGCGATGGGAATTGATGCTGCTGCCCGGTGAAAGCTTGTCGCCCGAGTTTCCCGATGGAGAACTTTGGCCGCTACTTGAACGCTGGTTGCTGCCCCATGAGGGCAAGATATGGCGTGCTGCCGCCTATCGCTTCCATGGGCTAGTAGCCAATGCCTGGCGCCACGGGCGTATCCTGTTGGCCGGTGACGCGGCGCACATGACTCCGCCTTTTATGACGCAGGGCATGGTGCAGGGAATGCGGGATGCACAAAATCTGGCATGGAAGCTCGAACGCATCCTACGCAACCAGTCCCCTGCATCGCTGTTGGAGAGCTACCAACAGGAGCGACGCCCCCATGTCACGACAACCACGCAGACTGCGATGGCGTTGGGCCGCGTGATCTGTGAACGCGATCCAGAGCAGGCAAGAGCGCGCGACGAGCGTTTGATTGAAGAACAGGGAGGAAGTATTTCCACCACATTCCGCCAAAATCTCATACCAGGTTTGACTTGCGGTTTGATTGCCTTTGACTCACCAGGGGCCGGATCCATACTGCCACAACCCTTTGTGCGCGCACATGGCTTTGAGGGACGCCTGGATGATCTTACCGGCCCAACTGTGCGGGTCATTGCGATCAAACCACTGACAGACGAAGATCGCAATTTAATGCACAAATCTTTGTCTCCAATTGGCGGAATTCTCCTGGAACTCGCGTCAGACACCGATAGGGCGTCAGAGGCAGGTAAGTTCTTCGAGGAACAGCCAACTTTGTCACGTTGGCTCATTGAACTAGACCGAACGATTGTCATCGTCCGCCCAGATCACTATGTTTTTGCAACTGCGGCCTCACCCGCCGAGGCCGTCACTCTAATCACTCAGCTCTATATTTCCATCACCACATCATGA
- a CDS encoding MMPL family transporter: MPHQPVVQSLEDFDVQSGNTVERALFNHRRIVLLICLVCTLVFGAFATRIRLNASFEKMIPTGHPYIANFLENRRDLGALGNSMRIAVETTEGSIFDRSYLEVLQHMNDEIYLIPGVDRPFMKSLWTTATRWAAVTEEGLEGGTVMPDGYDGSPAALEQVRQNVERSGEIGQLVANDYKSSVIFVPLLDKDPQTGADIDYRQLSQRIEQIRERYQHGTIQVHVTGFAKVVGDLMDGLVQVLGFFAVATVIAGIMLFWYTRCVRSTALVVLCSLIAVLWQFGLVALAGYQLDPYSVLVPFLVFAIGMSHGAQKMNGIMQDVGRGTHRVVAARYTFRRLFLAGMTALLCDAVGFGVLMIIKIGVIQDLAVIASIGVAVLIFTNLILLPVLLSYTGVSASAAARTLQAEQLDASGAKHWMWEMLDRFTARQWASGAVVVSALLALLGYAVSQHLQVGDLDPGAPELRADSRYNRDNAFMVKSYAASSDILVVMVKTPEDQCTHYAVLSKVDELAWKLEQLPGVESTNSMAALSRIATAGYNEGHFKWLDLVPNDDVLAGVQNRAPRELFNQSCNLLTLYVYLKDHKAETLTRVVDAVEAYAQANNSPAGTFLLAAGSAGIEAATNIVVKKASHEMMLWVYAAVILLCWITFRSWRAVVVAVLPLVLTSILCEALMVAFGMGVKVATLPVIALGVGIGVDYALYVLSVMLSRLRAGTSLSESYYQALLFTGKVVMLTGVTLSVAVATWVFSPIKFQADMGILLAFMFLWNMIGALVLLPALAHFLLVPKVAVTQTSAV, from the coding sequence ATGCCCCACCAGCCGGTTGTTCAATCGCTGGAAGACTTCGACGTGCAGTCGGGTAACACCGTTGAGCGTGCCTTGTTCAACCATCGCCGTATCGTGCTGCTAATTTGCCTGGTCTGCACCCTGGTCTTCGGTGCCTTTGCCACGCGCATCCGCCTGAATGCCAGCTTCGAGAAGATGATCCCCACGGGGCATCCCTACATTGCTAACTTTCTGGAGAACCGCCGCGATCTGGGGGCGCTGGGCAACTCCATGCGCATCGCCGTCGAGACCACCGAAGGCAGTATCTTCGACCGCAGTTACCTGGAAGTGCTGCAGCACATGAACGATGAGATCTATCTCATCCCGGGAGTGGATAGGCCCTTCATGAAGTCCTTGTGGACGACTGCCACGCGCTGGGCCGCGGTTACGGAAGAGGGGTTGGAAGGCGGCACCGTGATGCCGGATGGCTACGACGGGTCGCCCGCCGCGCTGGAGCAAGTGCGTCAGAACGTGGAGCGCTCGGGCGAGATCGGTCAGCTGGTGGCCAATGACTACAAGTCCAGCGTCATCTTTGTTCCCCTGCTGGACAAGGACCCGCAAACCGGTGCCGACATCGACTACCGGCAGCTGTCGCAGCGCATTGAGCAAATTCGGGAAAGGTACCAGCACGGAACGATCCAAGTCCATGTCACCGGTTTTGCCAAGGTGGTGGGCGACTTGATGGATGGCCTGGTGCAGGTGCTGGGCTTCTTTGCCGTGGCCACGGTGATCGCCGGCATCATGCTGTTCTGGTACACCCGCTGCGTGCGCAGCACCGCTCTGGTGGTGCTGTGTTCGCTGATCGCCGTGCTCTGGCAGTTCGGTCTGGTGGCGCTGGCAGGCTATCAACTCGATCCCTATTCGGTACTGGTGCCTTTCCTGGTATTTGCCATTGGCATGAGCCATGGCGCGCAGAAGATGAACGGCATCATGCAGGACGTGGGGCGGGGCACCCACCGCGTGGTGGCTGCGCGCTACACCTTTCGCCGCCTGTTCCTGGCAGGCATGACCGCGCTCCTGTGTGATGCGGTGGGCTTTGGCGTGCTGATGATCATCAAGATTGGCGTCATTCAGGACTTGGCCGTGATTGCGTCGATTGGTGTGGCGGTGCTGATTTTTACCAACCTGATCCTGTTGCCGGTGCTGCTGTCGTACACCGGTGTGAGCGCCAGCGCTGCGGCGCGCACATTGCAGGCAGAGCAGCTCGATGCGTCGGGCGCCAAGCACTGGATGTGGGAGATGCTGGACCGCTTTACCGCACGCCAGTGGGCCAGTGGCGCGGTCGTGGTGTCTGCGCTGCTGGCACTGCTGGGCTACGCGGTGAGTCAGCATCTGCAGGTAGGAGATCTGGACCCCGGCGCGCCGGAGCTGCGTGCCGATTCGCGCTACAACCGGGACAACGCGTTCATGGTGAAGAGCTATGCCGCCAGTTCGGACATCCTGGTGGTCATGGTCAAGACACCGGAAGACCAGTGCACCCATTACGCGGTGCTGTCCAAGGTGGACGAACTCGCCTGGAAGCTAGAGCAGTTGCCAGGGGTCGAGTCCACCAACTCCATGGCGGCGCTGTCGCGCATTGCCACGGCGGGTTACAACGAAGGTCACTTCAAGTGGCTCGATCTGGTGCCCAACGACGACGTGCTCGCCGGCGTGCAGAACCGCGCGCCGCGTGAGCTGTTCAATCAGAGCTGCAATTTGCTGACCTTGTATGTGTATTTGAAAGACCACAAGGCCGAGACGCTCACGCGGGTGGTCGACGCCGTGGAGGCCTATGCCCAGGCCAACAACAGCCCGGCAGGCACCTTTCTATTGGCTGCAGGCAGCGCCGGCATCGAAGCGGCGACCAATATCGTGGTCAAGAAGGCATCGCACGAAATGATGTTGTGGGTGTATGCGGCAGTGATTCTTCTGTGCTGGATCACGTTCCGTTCCTGGCGTGCGGTGGTAGTGGCGGTCTTGCCGCTGGTGCTGACCTCCATCCTGTGCGAGGCACTGATGGTGGCGTTCGGCATGGGCGTGAAGGTGGCCACGCTGCCGGTTATCGCGCTGGGCGTGGGCATCGGCGTGGACTACGCCCTGTACGTGCTGTCGGTGATGTTGTCGCGCCTTCGGGCTGGCACCTCTTTGTCGGAGTCGTATTACCAGGCGCTGCTGTTCACCGGCAAGGTGGTGATGCTGACCGGTGTGACGCTGTCCGTGGCGGTTGCGACCTGGGTGTTTTCTCCCATCAAGTTCCAGGCCGATATGGGCATCCTGCTGGCCTTCATGTTTTTGTGGAACATGATCGGTGCACTGGTGCTGCTGCCTGCCTTGGCGCACTTTTTGTTGGTGCCGAAAGTAGCGGTTACTCAAACCTCCGCAGTCTAA
- a CDS encoding electron transfer flavoprotein subunit beta/FixA family protein, whose amino-acid sequence MNVLVCVKRVVDYNVKVRVKSDGSGVDIANVKMSMNPFDEIAVEEAVRLKEKGVVTEIIAVSCGVAQCQETLRTAMAIGADRAILVETAADLQPLAVAKLLKVLVDKEQPGLVILGKQAIDDDCNQTGQMLAALGDWPQATFASKVSVEGGKLLATREVDGGSESLSLTLPAIITTDLRLNEPRYVTLPNIMKAKKKPLETVKPEDLGVDVNPRIKTLKVSEPPARSAGIKVPDVATLVDKLKNEAKVI is encoded by the coding sequence ATGAATGTTCTTGTTTGTGTCAAACGCGTGGTGGACTACAACGTCAAGGTCCGCGTCAAATCGGACGGCAGTGGTGTCGACATCGCCAACGTCAAGATGAGCATGAACCCCTTTGACGAGATCGCCGTGGAAGAGGCAGTGCGCCTCAAGGAAAAAGGCGTGGTCACCGAGATCATTGCCGTCTCCTGCGGTGTAGCCCAGTGCCAGGAAACCCTGCGCACCGCCATGGCCATTGGCGCAGACCGCGCCATCCTGGTGGAAACCGCTGCCGACCTGCAGCCCCTGGCAGTAGCCAAGCTCTTGAAGGTTCTGGTGGACAAGGAACAGCCCGGCCTGGTGATCCTGGGCAAGCAAGCCATCGATGACGACTGCAACCAGACCGGCCAGATGCTGGCGGCCCTGGGCGACTGGCCCCAGGCCACTTTTGCCAGCAAGGTCAGCGTGGAAGGCGGCAAGCTGCTGGCTACCCGTGAAGTGGACGGCGGCTCCGAGTCCCTGTCCTTGACCCTGCCGGCCATCATCACCACCGATCTGCGCCTGAACGAGCCGCGCTATGTGACGCTGCCCAACATCATGAAGGCCAAGAAGAAGCCGCTGGAGACCGTCAAGCCCGAAGATCTGGGTGTGGACGTAAACCCGCGTATCAAGACCTTGAAGGTCAGCGAGCCCCCGGCCCGCAGCGCGGGTATCAAGGTGCCCGATGTGGCAACCCTCGTCGACAAATTGAAAAATGAAGCCAAGGTGATCTGA
- a CDS encoding aldehyde dehydrogenase family protein codes for MKQNYIAGQWIRSDFARNNVNPSDTSDIIGQYAQGDEQQTTEAIEAAVAAFPAWSVSGIQMRSDALDKVGSELLSRSTELGNLLAREEGKTLPEAIGEVTRAGQIFRYFAGEALRQAGERMSSIRPGIEVDITREPVGVIGIITPWNFPIAIPAWKIAPALCYGNCVVFKPADLVPGSAWALAEIISRAGFPPGVFNLVMGPGTRVGQTLINHHAVNAISFTGSTSTGARVIAGAAPRLAKLQLEMGGKNPLVILDDADIRTAVDCATQGAYYSTGQRCTASSRFIVQKGILPAFVNALRERIELLQVDDARKQGTNIGPVVDEAQLNVDLEYIAVGKNEGASLVYGGQRVQRSTQGFFLTPALFTEAEPDMRICKEEIFGPVACVLAADNYEHALSLANNTAYGLTAGICTASLKHATHFKRQAAAGMVMVNVPTAGVDYHAPFGGRKGSSYGSREQGRYAVEFFTTVKTAYTAS; via the coding sequence ATGAAACAGAACTACATCGCAGGCCAATGGATCCGCAGCGACTTCGCACGCAACAACGTAAATCCGTCAGATACCAGTGACATCATTGGGCAGTATGCCCAAGGTGATGAGCAGCAAACCACTGAGGCCATTGAAGCTGCAGTTGCTGCCTTCCCAGCTTGGTCCGTCTCAGGTATTCAGATGCGGTCTGACGCGCTCGACAAAGTCGGCTCTGAGCTATTGTCACGTAGTACCGAGCTTGGCAATTTGCTCGCACGCGAGGAGGGAAAAACATTGCCCGAAGCCATCGGCGAAGTCACACGTGCCGGTCAAATATTTCGATACTTTGCAGGGGAAGCTCTACGACAAGCCGGCGAACGAATGTCCTCTATTCGTCCCGGCATCGAAGTCGATATCACGCGTGAGCCGGTGGGGGTCATCGGCATCATCACTCCGTGGAACTTCCCGATTGCCATACCCGCCTGGAAGATCGCCCCAGCGCTGTGCTACGGCAACTGTGTTGTGTTCAAGCCTGCGGATCTGGTGCCGGGCTCTGCATGGGCCTTGGCGGAGATCATTAGCCGCGCCGGATTTCCACCTGGTGTATTTAATCTGGTGATGGGACCCGGGACCCGGGTGGGGCAAACGCTGATCAACCACCATGCTGTCAATGCCATTAGCTTTACCGGCTCCACGTCCACGGGCGCACGTGTCATCGCAGGTGCAGCTCCCCGGCTGGCCAAACTGCAATTGGAAATGGGCGGCAAAAATCCTCTGGTGATTCTGGACGACGCCGATATCCGAACCGCGGTAGATTGCGCGACACAGGGAGCCTATTACTCGACCGGCCAGCGCTGTACTGCGTCAAGCCGCTTCATCGTGCAAAAGGGCATTTTGCCCGCCTTTGTAAACGCTTTGCGCGAGCGCATCGAATTGCTGCAAGTGGATGATGCCAGAAAGCAAGGAACAAACATCGGCCCTGTCGTGGACGAAGCCCAGTTGAATGTCGATCTTGAGTACATTGCTGTTGGCAAGAATGAAGGCGCTTCTTTGGTTTACGGCGGTCAGCGTGTCCAACGTTCAACCCAAGGCTTTTTCCTGACGCCCGCTCTATTTACCGAAGCAGAACCCGACATGCGCATTTGCAAAGAGGAAATTTTTGGCCCGGTAGCTTGCGTACTGGCGGCAGACAACTATGAACACGCCCTTAGTTTGGCCAACAACACAGCCTACGGCTTGACAGCTGGCATCTGCACCGCGTCACTGAAACACGCCACCCATTTCAAGCGTCAAGCGGCGGCTGGAATGGTTATGGTCAATGTACCCACGGCCGGCGTTGACTACCACGCACCTTTTGGTGGACGCAAGGGATCAAGCTACGGTTCGCGTGAGCAAGGACGCTACGCGGTAGAGTTTTTCACCACGGTCAAAACGGCCTATACGGCCAGTTGA
- a CDS encoding YCF48-related protein, which produces MNSSIRLHLFALAVGVLATLAGGTKALAQSVGAPAALDRPALLSPKAAGRAMLTLARAGTRLVAAGERGIVLYSDDGGAQWKQVATPTSVTLVALRFADDKHGWAIGHMGVILHTEDGGQTWVKQLDGLHAAALVAEAARRSGDERAIARAERLLADGADKPFFDLHVENATTAIVVGAFNLAFRTGDGGTTWLPWQEHLENPKALHLHAIRKVGKALLIVGEQGLMLRSLDGGEHFQALPSPYVGSWFGLLETRGEQLIAYGLRGNAYVSADAGSHWEKLQTGTVASISAATQLGDGRVVLASQAGELLVAAQPDRAGAIPTFTPMAGKAGLPLTDVVQDAHGGLALASLRGVLTTPVAAAPQP; this is translated from the coding sequence ATGAACTCTTCCATTCGATTGCATTTATTCGCCCTGGCCGTGGGCGTGCTGGCCACATTGGCAGGTGGCACAAAGGCGCTGGCGCAGTCCGTTGGGGCTCCCGCCGCGCTGGATCGTCCGGCCCTGTTGTCGCCCAAGGCCGCAGGCCGGGCCATGCTGACATTGGCCCGTGCCGGCACGCGTCTGGTCGCCGCCGGTGAGCGCGGCATTGTGCTGTACTCGGACGATGGCGGAGCGCAGTGGAAACAGGTCGCGACACCCACCAGTGTCACGCTGGTGGCACTGCGTTTTGCCGACGACAAGCATGGCTGGGCCATTGGCCATATGGGTGTGATTTTGCATACCGAGGATGGCGGACAGACCTGGGTCAAACAACTCGACGGCCTGCATGCCGCCGCGCTGGTGGCCGAGGCGGCTAGGCGCAGCGGTGACGAGCGCGCCATTGCGCGTGCCGAGCGTCTGCTGGCCGACGGGGCCGACAAACCGTTCTTTGATTTGCACGTCGAAAACGCGACCACGGCCATCGTGGTGGGAGCCTTCAACCTGGCGTTTCGCACCGGGGATGGCGGCACCACCTGGTTGCCGTGGCAGGAGCACCTGGAGAACCCCAAGGCCTTGCATCTGCATGCCATACGCAAGGTGGGCAAGGCCTTGCTGATCGTGGGCGAGCAAGGGTTGATGCTGCGCTCCCTGGATGGTGGCGAGCACTTCCAGGCGTTGCCGTCACCGTATGTGGGCTCCTGGTTCGGTCTGCTGGAGACGCGTGGCGAGCAGCTCATTGCCTACGGCTTGCGTGGCAATGCCTATGTCTCGGCCGATGCCGGCAGTCACTGGGAGAAGCTGCAAACCGGAACCGTGGCCTCGATTTCTGCGGCCACGCAATTGGGCGATGGCCGGGTGGTATTGGCAAGCCAGGCGGGTGAACTGCTGGTGGCGGCGCAGCCAGACCGTGCGGGTGCCATCCCCACATTCACGCCGATGGCCGGCAAGGCCGGTTTGCCGTTGACCGACGTGGTGCAGGACGCGCACGGCGGCTTGGCGCTGGCCAGTTTGCGCGGCGTGCTCACCACGCCGGTGGCCGCAGCCCCACAGCCTTAA
- a CDS encoding electron transfer flavoprotein subunit alpha/FixB family protein, which translates to MTSLVIAEHDNASIKPATLNTITAATQLGGDVHVLVAGHNAAAAAAQAAQISGVAKVIHADEAGLAHGLAENVTAQVLAIAANYSHIVLAATPSGKNIAPRIAAKLDVGQVSDITKVVSPDTFERPIYAGNAIATVQATDATKVLTVRTTGFDPAAATGGSAAVETASAVAAATSVTFLGSEIAKNDRPELTSAKIIVSGGRALGSSEKFTEVITPLADKLNAAMGASRAAVDAGYAPNDWQVGQTGKIVAPQLYIACGISGAIQHLAGMKDSKVIVAINKDGEAPIFSVADYGLEADLFSALPDLCASL; encoded by the coding sequence ATGACATCCCTCGTTATTGCCGAACACGACAACGCATCCATCAAGCCCGCCACCCTCAACACCATCACCGCAGCCACTCAGCTCGGTGGTGATGTGCATGTGCTGGTGGCTGGCCACAATGCCGCAGCTGCTGCCGCCCAAGCCGCCCAGATCAGCGGTGTAGCCAAGGTCATCCATGCCGATGAGGCCGGTCTGGCCCATGGCTTGGCAGAAAACGTCACCGCCCAGGTGCTGGCCATTGCAGCCAACTACAGCCACATCGTGCTGGCTGCCACGCCCTCGGGCAAGAACATTGCGCCACGCATTGCTGCCAAGCTGGATGTGGGCCAGGTCAGCGACATCACCAAGGTGGTGAGCCCCGATACCTTTGAGCGCCCCATCTATGCGGGCAACGCCATTGCCACGGTGCAGGCCACGGACGCCACCAAGGTGTTGACCGTGCGCACCACGGGCTTTGACCCGGCAGCTGCCACCGGAGGCAGTGCTGCAGTGGAAACTGCAAGTGCAGTCGCCGCTGCAACCAGCGTCACTTTCCTGGGTTCGGAGATTGCCAAGAATGACCGCCCGGAGCTCACCAGCGCCAAGATCATCGTGAGCGGTGGTCGTGCCCTGGGCTCCTCCGAGAAGTTCACCGAGGTGATCACGCCGCTGGCCGACAAGCTCAATGCAGCCATGGGTGCATCCCGTGCGGCGGTGGACGCGGGCTACGCACCCAACGACTGGCAAGTGGGCCAGACCGGCAAGATCGTGGCACCCCAGCTCTACATTGCCTGCGGCATCAGCGGCGCCATCCAGCATCTGGCTGGCATGAAGGACTCCAAGGTGATCGTGGCCATCAACAAGGATGGCGAGGCTCCGATCTTCTCGGTGGCGGACTACGGGCTGGAGGCGGATCTGTTCTCAGCACTACCCGATCTTTGCGCCTCACTTTGA
- a CDS encoding nuclear transport factor 2 family protein: protein MIQSHEIMALEHKRRSAMVDADTDTLSQLFADSMVWIHGTARADSKSGVIASIASGKTVYQAIDCSEETVRIYGDTAIVTGIVHSKLKIANEERQLHNRFSIAWANINRQWQVVNWQSTTVPKVIS from the coding sequence ATGATCCAATCACACGAAATCATGGCTCTCGAACACAAGCGCCGTAGCGCAATGGTCGATGCAGACACTGATACACTAAGCCAACTCTTCGCCGATAGCATGGTATGGATACATGGCACAGCACGGGCTGATTCCAAGTCCGGCGTTATAGCCTCCATTGCGTCGGGCAAGACCGTCTACCAAGCAATAGACTGCTCGGAGGAAACAGTACGAATTTATGGCGACACTGCCATTGTCACCGGAATTGTTCACTCAAAGCTAAAAATTGCAAACGAAGAGCGGCAATTGCACAACCGCTTCAGTATTGCCTGGGCCAACATCAATAGACAGTGGCAAGTCGTCAACTGGCAATCCACCACGGTCCCTAAAGTCATCTCATAG